The Callospermophilus lateralis isolate mCalLat2 chromosome 20, mCalLat2.hap1, whole genome shotgun sequence genome includes the window AGGATGGCTCGGGCACTGGCACTCACATATTGGGCACGGTACCCCAGACCCAACTTCCTGAGGCGGGCTTCCACCTCTGAAcctgtgggggtggggagaagagCAAGGATTAGGCATCTTCAAGTCCTTCTTATACAAAGAAGGGATAGTATATGAGCTCTTTATCCCAAGGGATTGCTTTTCCTAAAGTATCCCTCTCTCCTCACTGCCCTCTAGGAGACAGTAGATAAAAGTACGTGCCAAGCAAAGGAAAGCATGGGTTCTCCCCTCTACAAGTGTTTTCTGAACATCTATTACATACTGGGCTCTAGAGAGAGATGGATGCGTTGCCTTGAAAGAGCTCCCTATTTTGAGTTTCTTAACCTTTCCCAAGAGTGTTTACAGTTATGACCTAAAAATGTTATGGTAATAACAGCAACTGCTTCTATTATCAAGTTCTGGTATCATGCAAGGGCTAAGTGCCTTAGGTACATTATCATCATGCTTTCAAGGACCCCGATGACAGCACTGTTGTTTCCCCATTTCCCAGATGGAGAAAAGGAGGGCTTAAAAAAGGCAAAGTAATTTGATCAAGAAAGGACATAGGTtgtttataatcccagctattaggaggttgacacaggaggattgtaagttcaaggccggCTACACAACTAGGTGGGACACTGTCTCAAAacacaattaaaaaagaaagaaagaaagaaagaggcctggggatatagctcagtggttcagtgctggcctagcatgtgcaaggctataaggccctggattcaatccccaattccaccaaaaaaaaaaaaaaaaaaagcagcagcagCCATGATATAGATGGTATCTTATACCCAGGTCTGGAAATCAGTACCTGTGTCCTCATTACTCTTCACTGTCTCAAGACTGCTATATTAACCAGTTCCCTAACCCCTTCTAGATAGAAACTTATTTCCATGCTATAAACAAGAGAAGACTGGAGTGGTGAATAAATTCCTTTAGGTTATGACTACTAAACTAACAGCTGAGACTCAAGACCAGGTTTCTAAGCACCAAAAACATTCTGTTTTTCTTCTGAGGCAGGTTCTTCCTGCTATGCAGTCCCCAAGCACTTCCCCTAGCTTAGTTCTCACACCTACCTACTGATACACTTGCTTCTGTAAAACACTTGCCTCAAAGGGCTGCTGTGAAGATACCCTGTGTTCCTGAGTGCAAAACTGTTGGGTTTACTGCAGTGATAGCAGCTTGAGTTTTCCATATACTTCCTGTGTGCCAAACACTGCTGAGTGCAGGATGTGTATTCCTTTATTCAATTCTCATAATGACTATAATtaccccatttcacagatgtaGACACTGAAGCACAGAAATGCTAAATAATGTGCCCAAGTGATAGGGCAGGGATTCAGCCCCAGTGAATCTGTCTCCAGAATGTGTGCTCTTAACTCCAAACTACTGAACACTGCATACAGATATTTCTCTGATGAGGCATCAAAACTATTGGCAAAAAACACACACTAGACCGGGGCTGCAGCTATATGGTAGCGAGCTTGCCTAGAAAGCTCGAGGCCCAACCTCGAGGCTcgaggttcaattcctagtaccacaaaaacaaaacagaacaaaaggcACAGACTAGTAAGgtgctgacattttttttttttttttttttttgttaatttggtaccagggattgaactcaggggcagtcgaccactgagccacatccccaaacctattttgtattttatttagaaacagggtctcactgagttgcttagtgccttgcttttgctgaggctggctttgaatgcaagatcctcctgtctcagcttcctgagcttctgggattacaggaggcgCTGACATTTTAAGGAGGTACAGCTGGGTCTCAACAGACCAGGCAGGGTGGTTCTAGATGGGGAAAGTGTTTGGGAAGGAGGAAGCTTTTAGATGAGAGATGGTGACCACAGAAAACTGAACAGATATCCTTGTTCAAAAGCTGTATAGAGGGCTTGGGGGAAAGGGATCCACCTACTCACCAGCCAGGGCTTGCAGGGTGGGGAAGCCATGGTAGGTGACATCATCAAGCTGAATGAGCCGAGGTCCAAAAGCCTGGCACAGCCGCTCCACCATGCCAGTGATGCGGGTAATGTTGTTGTTGGAAGAACAGATAAATGAGAAAAGGCATTCGATGGGGTCAAGTCTCAGCAGTCGCACACCTGGAGACCAGAAAGGCAAGGGGCAAGAGAAGCATCTGCTGTAGGTAGTGGCTTCCTCCCACCCTCAGATCAGATTAGGGAGAACCCAGGATAATGAGGGGCAGCACCGTTAGAGAAAACACCACCAGATTTCTCATTCCTAATAGCATCTTGTGAAAGCCAGGTTACTGATATAGAAGCCACAGTGTAAGCACCGTGTGAGGAGGAATTTGGATCCAATTTGTTCTTGCTACATTCTAGTCACATAGCAGATGCTCTGTAAGTTTACAGAATGAATGAAATCACCTGCCCCAAGTCCCATGGCCAGGATTAGGCTCCATATTCTTGTCACTTCACTATGGTGATCAGcaggataataataatagtaataataattacaATGTGTCCGGTATAATCCTAagtactttacatatattaggtccTTTAATCCTCATCAAATCCTATGAAGTAGATACTACCACCATTTTACAGATAGAATTTAAAACATTCTCAGGTACTTAACTAATGTACCTGAACCCCAATCCCTGCCCCAGGCCTGTACTCACCTTGGAATTTCTGAGCCATCTTTTGGAAATGGGAGTCCACGGAACTCCAATGGCTGTACAGTTGAGCCAGGCTGACATCTAGCTGGAAGTACTTGTGCACTGTCTCCAGCTCCTCAGGTGTGGGTTTGCCAATCCAGCCCTTGTCCCCTCGGTACACAGTGCAGTATAGCAGCTCCTCAGTTTGAGTCAGTGTCCACACTTGATCCGCCAGCACGCCACTCCAGTGTGCAGGGCTTTGCTCCTTCCACCTGAATTCCCAGTGCAGGCAACCCTAACACTCAGTTTCCCTTCCCACACACTCTGGGAGTCTCTCCTATTCCCAAATGCCCCATTTATAAAACTGACTTAACAGTTACAAAGTAAAAGTAGCAACTTTGGTTTTATTGCATGATACTAACAATATTGCAGACTTACTACCCCTACTTTGAAAGGCGGCAACAGGCTCGCCACCAGTGCTTATTTCCTTAATATCCTGAGAGATACTATCCCATCCATCACCCCCAACATTCCTTTGCATCTTTGGTGGGCTGTAATAGGCAGTCAGGAACCAGGGTCCCAGGGGAGGAGCCTCCCAGGTCAGCCACTTACCGGAAGGACTGTCCCGAAACTAAAACCAGATCCAGGCGCAGTTCAGAGCGTGGACACGGGATGGAGGCCCAGAGGGCCGGGCTCGAGGATAGAGTACGATGCTTCATGCTACCAAGCAGAAGGGACCGGGCCACCATTTCGGGCTCCGCTCCACCATAGCCCCGCCGGCTCAGAACCAAATCACCCGGACGGCAAAGACCCCCGTTTACACAATGACCATGCCGCTTAGGGCTTCGCCCACAGTCACCAAGGCCTCTTTCCCCTCTCCCTCTATTTCCTCCTGCTTTCCTGAGGGGCAGGTCCCCTCCCTTCTTCCTCACGTATCCCTCTACAGCCTCTAGAGCCTCCGGGCATTCACTGCAAAGATGCCCTGGATTTTGGAAGCTCGCGCGAGTGTGCTCTTCCGGCTTCTCCAGGGGGTGGCCTTGCCGAGACCGGAAGTAGAGCTCCGACTCCTCTTATTATAATCCGAGAAGGAAGTGGGAGGGCCAATGAGGAAGCAGGCGTGGCGGAGGGGGCGTGGCTTTCCGCGGCGCCCAGGCGGTTGGCGCGCTCTGGGCTCGCTGCCGACTATTGGCTTTTCCTCCGAGATGCCTTGCACTCGCCCCGCGCGCCTGCGAACCCGGTGCTGCGCGGCCCCAAATCCTGCCCGAGATTCACCGAGCCGTCAGCCTTCCCCACCTCGTCCTCAAAGACCCTTTCTCCAATGAGTCTTCGGAGTCTGATACTCGCCCTCATCGGGCCTTCCTCTCATGACCTCTTTCTTCAACCATGAATCTGACCCAAGCCCAGTTCTAGGCCCTTAGAAGTGTCTCCAGAACCTGTCTCGGGAGGACTCTCTCTTCAGCGTTTACCCGCTCAGCTTGTCCCCGCTCAGGCCTTCTCCTAGCCTCTACTGCTCCTGCAGGCCTCTTAAGTCCTTCAGAGGCCTGTCTCTTGGCAAACTCCTCGCCAcatcttctccttccttcctgagCACTCCTAAGACAGTACACCCCCCTGTTCACTCTTGTGCACGGAGTGAGGCCCACTAGAAGCCTTTCCGGAGGGCCCCAGGAGCCTAAGCCGCAACTCAGAGTACAAATGTGAGACCCTGAGGCAGCTTGTCTGGTCCAGTTGCCGCTGCCAGCCGCCTGGACCCAGAAAAGACTATGTAATTTATTACTTTCTGGAGGAAGATGGAAAAATGGAGTTAGGGGTCATGAACTTGG containing:
- the Ogg1 gene encoding N-glycosylase/DNA lyase isoform X2; this encodes MVARSLLLGSMKHRTLSSSPALWASIPCPRSELRLDLVLVSGQSFRWKEQSPAHWSGVLADQVWTLTQTEELLYCTVYRGDKGWIGKPTPEELETVHKYFQLDVSLAQLYSHWSSVDSHFQKMAQKFQGVRLLRLDPIECLFSFICSSNNNITRITGMVERLCQAFGPRLIQLDDVTYHGFPTLQALAGSEVEARLRKLGLGYRAQYVSASARAILEEQGGLAWLQQLREAPYEEAHKALCTLPGVGTKVADCICLMALEKPQAVPVDVHVWQIAQRDYSWHPTTSQAKGPSPQANKELGNFFRRLWGPYAGWAQATPPSHRCCSVLTCTNPTVPRSHQQSAKRCLKGQKSRQGALDKGIPQNLSPLFPASLPTSSLGLWWGELSETTSGARHPPNKQSICTAGQGGGCSERKSCMVLSSSLYYKKEQ
- the Ogg1 gene encoding N-glycosylase/DNA lyase isoform X1, with amino-acid sequence MVARSLLLGSMKHRTLSSSPALWASIPCPRSELRLDLVLVSGQSFRWKEQSPAHWSGVLADQVWTLTQTEELLYCTVYRGDKGWIGKPTPEELETVHKYFQLDVSLAQLYSHWSSVDSHFQKMAQKFQGVRLLRLDPIECLFSFICSSNNNITRITGMVERLCQAFGPRLIQLDDVTYHGFPTLQALAGSEVEARLRKLGLGYRAQYVSASARAILEEQGGLAWLQQLREAPYEEAHKALCTLPGVGTKVADCICLMALEKPQAVPVDVHVWQIAQRDYSWHPTTSQAKGPSPQANKELGNFFRRLWGPYAGWAQAVLFSADLHQPHRSQEPPAKRKKVSKGPEV